ATTAGTTAACATTAATTGAGTAGATCCCATGTGCCAGGCCTAGCACGTTGCAAATTTGCAAATTTCActttctcatttactcctcacaacatCTCTGCtacgcccattttacaggtgaggaatttGAGGCTTAGTGAGTTGTTCAAGGTTACCCAACTGGAATTGGAGAGACAGCAAGAAAATGCAGGGTTGGTGGAGGGTTCGCTTTTCAAAGTGCGTGAGACTGGAGTGTGTTCATACACTGAAGGGACGAGGTCGCTGGTGGATGGACCAGGAGAGAGAGGAATACTTGCTGGAGCAGCACGCCTAGCGGGGACGGACCCTCTAGGTTGGATGCAGATCTCTCCGTAAATGGGGAAGCAGGGAGTTGTGGGGTTTCAGCCGAAggcctccttttcctctcttcagCAGGAAGGCAGGACATTCTGAGCGTGAGAGGGCATGAGTGGAGTAGAAGCCTGGAGTATAAGGAGGGTGGGGAGTGAGGATGAAAGCTGACTAGGATCGCCAGCAACTCAGAAGCCCTGCTGAGGCCGGGGGTTGGggtgaaggaggagagaaggcaggTGGTTGGGTGGATTCCGGGTTAGGGGTCTACAGGCTGGAAGTGGTGGAAGGCTGTGGAAAGTAGCATTAAAAGAGAGGACAAAGCAAGGGCCGCTGTGGTCTGGGCACGACAAAGAATGAAGTTAATTTGGGAGGGTGATGGGCTAGAGGGCGGGGCTATAGAGGATGGGAAATTGAACAGGTACAGTGGGGTGAACTGAAAGGACCTGGAGAACTGTGGTCAGAGGGTAGGGGTCAGAGTGTCACCGTCCAACGTGGAGGGGGTGACAAGTTCGGGTGTGTGATTGGTGGAGGGTAGCTGAGGATGATTGAATGTGAGAATCTGGCAAACAGGTGGGCTATCAGAGTCCCTTGGGTAGAtggcagaggtgggagaggagaggaaaattaAGGCCGGTCCCTTGGCTTTTAGAGAATGGTAGGGAAAACCGAGCTACCAAGGACACAACTGGATAGAGGCCTGTGTGGCCCGATGGCAGGAGCCTAGGAGAGGGCTTGTCTGGTGGATCCCAGGGACAGGGGCCTGGACACCTTCAGGACTTGCTTTTCTTCTGTCTTCCCCTCTGATTCATCCCTCTCTCCTGCAAATGGTCTTCCTCTGCTTCTCCATTCCATCAGAGGATGTCTGCCCCCACAGACAgactccatcctttttttttttttttttaacgacttatttttatttatttatttatttatttaggctgcaccgggtcttagttgtggcatgtgggatcttcattgtggcatgcgggatcttttacttgtggcatgcggtcttcttagttgtggcatgagggcttcttagttgcagcatgtggactcttagttgcggcatgtgtgtgggatctagttccccgaccagggttcgaacccgggccccctgcattgggagtgtggagtcttacccactggaccaccagggaagtcccaccccctCCTATCTTAGAACCTTATCCTCGGGGAATTTTCTGGTTGGGCTGGCTTGGGTCATTTAGCCATCAGTTAATGATggccgggggcagggagggagtggggtAGGTCATGCCGTAGAAACAGTGGCTTCTAGGAGTTGTGTAGACTGGGCAGGTAACCTGAAAGTTGCCTCCCTAAATGATGAAAGGCCCTGCCAGCTTTACTTCAGGATGGGGAGCAAAAGGGAAATCTGTGGGAAGAAGCTGAGTCAGGGGTGGTGGGGTGGAATTTGTTCTCGAGGGCCAGGCTTCCAGAGGGCCCAGTGGGCTAGGTTGGGAGGATGGATCAGAGGAGAGGCCCGCCCCAAAGCACTGGAGAGGAGAGGATGTGAGAGGACTCGTAGGACCTGGGGGACCAGggaccagcacctgggacctcaCTAGCTTCAGAGCGTGGGTTACTTCTGGCTGAGAGCCCAGGGGTGTCCAGACCCGTGGGAGACAGGAGGCTGAGGGCGTGTCGGTTGAGGCAGTGGACACATGTTGATCACTGCCTGCTCAGGCCAGACCTGGCGCTGGCTGCCTTTTGTCTCTGTGGGTGGTAGGGCCAGACCTGTAGCCGCTGAGTCCCAGGCTAGGAGGTCCAAAGCAGCGCGGGGCAGTAGGTAAGACCCCGAACTCAACCCAGGCTGCCCTGGGATGCAGGTCTTGTTCTGTCACTTgctagctgggtgactttgggcaggttatCAGCCTCTCTCTGCCTTGACTTCAGTGTCTGTAAGAAGGCATTAATAATAGTACTCACCTCATAGGtcgttgtgagaattaaatgagtactTACTGTATGTGAAAGGCTTGGATTGGTGCTTGGCACAAAATTGTAGCTATTAGTCTGCTGCAGCCAATTTGAAGATGGCAGTTGAGAACCACCAGCCTTCTGGTTCTGAGAGGAAGATGTTACCAATGTCTGAGGAAACTGGGGAAGTCTGTACAAAGGTGGTGTCATTGAGCTGGGTCCAAaagctgcgtgtgggctttctggaTGGGCGAAAGCAGAGAGGCATTCCGAACAAAGGGAACCATGTGAGCAAAGGGAACCATGTGAGCAAAGGGCCGGGGGCCTGAAAGGCCATGCCTGCTTGACTGGCTAAAACCTAGGATGAGAGGGCAGGCTGTGGACCGGTCATGGGGATGGGTCAGGTCTGCAGGACAGGGTTGGGCCCTGGGGAAAGGGCTATGCATGCCTTGAGCAATGTTCAGACCCCAGCACTCAGCAGCAGGCTTGGGGGTGTCCACAGAGGGAGGATATGCTCCCTGTCCCTGTTAGCTGGGGAAAGACAGCACCGCCTGCTCCTCGTCCTTGGGACCTcagcttctttttatttatttatttatttttggctgtgttgggtcgtctttggtgcgcacgggctttctctagttgcggcgagcagaggctactcttcgttgcggtgcgtgggcttctcattgcagtggcttctcgttgcggagcacgggctctaggtgcacaggcttcagtacttgcgtcacacgggctcagtagttgtggctcgtgggctctagagtgtaggctcagtctttgtggtgcacgggcttagttggctccacggcatgtgggatcttgctggactggggattgaacccatgacccctgctttggcaggcggattcttatccactgcgccaccagggaagtcccaccctcAGCTTTTTGAGGGGAGACTTCCTGACCCCTTTCTCATTTGGGCAGGTCCACAGGGCAGttttataaaatagtttaataaaAAGATTCAGTTTCTTACATTATATCTTTTTCACCTCACTGAACAAAGAATATTGTTTTTAGTCAAAATAATGGATGCTTTAATTCAGATCTGGACAACTGCATCCTGGTTATAAAATGCAGCTGACAAAAAGTCGTCTGATCTCTGTGTCTAGTTGTTGGATGGGGTTCTGTCACCGCCAGTCTTGGTAAAAAGACTAGAGTGCAAGTGTTTGTTTCCTTTGAGCCCCTACCCCCGCCCTTCAGAGATCAGGCTGCACAGTGTTTCATGTGATTGTCTCCGTCAGACTGGCAGTTCTGTGAGGGCAGGAGTGTCTGTGGGGAGCTGAGGAGTGAGGGCAGCTGGGCTGTGGACTCCCCAGGGAGGCTGGCCAAGGTCTTGCCGGTAGTGAATCTGTGATGACATTCGGCCGGGAAGCTgaccccctccctttccccgtGTGCTTCCCTCCCCAGGTTCCACGGAGGAGCCGCCCCCCAGTGTGCCCCAGCCAACCCCAGAGCCGCCGGCTgggcccccggcccccgccccccgccccgacGAGCGCCCCTCTTCTCCCatccccctcctgcccccacccaagAAACGCCGGAAAACCGTCTCCTTCTCTGCAGTGGAGGAGGTGCCGGCCCCAGAGCCTCCCCCCGCTGCCCCACCGCAGGTCAAGTCTCCCGGCCCCGCCTCCCGCAAAGTCCCCCGGGCCGTGGAGCGGACCATTCGCAACCTGCCCCTGGACCATGCGTCTCTGGTCAAGAGCTGGCCCGAGGAGGTGTCCCGAGGAGGCCGGAGCCGGGCTGGAGGCCGATGCCGCTCCACTGAGGAAGAGGAGGCTGAGCCAGGGACAGAAGTGGACCTGGCCGTGCTGGCCGACCTGGCTCTGACCCCAGCCCGACGCGGGCTGCCCGCCCTGCCCACTGGCGACAACTCAGAGGCCACAGAGACATTGGACGAGGCGGACCGCTCGGGCCCCCTGCTCAGCCACATCCTCCTGGAGCACAACTACGCCCTGGCCGTCAAGCCGCCGCCCTCCACGCCGGCCCCGCGGCCCCTGGAGCCAGTTCCTGCCCCTGCGGCCCTCTTCAGCTCCCCGGCAGACGAGGTCCTGGAGGCCCCTGAGGTGGTGGTGGCTGAGGCAGAGGAgccaaagcagcagcagcagcagcaagaggatggggaggaggaggaggaggaggagtcggAGTCATCggagagcagcagcagcagcagcagtggcggTGAGGGGGCCACCCGGCGGCGCAGCCTCCGCTCCCACACCCGGCGCCGgcggccgcccccgcccccccccgcccccgcccccccccaccttcGAGCCCCGCAGCGAGTTTGAGCAGATGACCATCCTGTATGACATTTGGAACTCGGGCCTGGACTTGGAGGACATGGGCTACCTGCGGCTCACATACGAGCGGCTGCTGCAGCAGACTAGTGGGGCTGATTGGCTTAACGACACCCACTGGGTCCATCACACCAATATCCTGAGCCCCAGAGGCTGGCCTTCTCAGGACAGGGAGGCAGGCCCGGGGGTgcggggagggcttccctgtggtCGCTCAGCCAGGCACTGTCCTCCTGAGATTGTTCCTAGGGTCTGCATTGGCCTCCTTCCCTGTCCAGTTCTCTGCCACGTTCAGCTTGGGTATTTATTTCTCCCCGGGCTACCAAGCCACCGTTGCTCTCTGTTTCATGCCTCTTTTCTGCCTCCCAGAGATTTTGTGGCAGGAAAGGTGGGGTCTAAGActtatttctctccatctctctgtcctcaCACTGAGTATGCTCAGGACCTCCAGCTAAGGTCAGTCGCCCTTTCCTTGGGCTGGGACTGCGGGGGAGAGAGGAGCGGAGCCCCAGGGATCTGGCTGGTGAGGACCCCGTTCTCTTCCTTAACACCCCGCACTCACCAACCTGAGCACTCCAAAACGCAAGCGGCGGCCCCAGGATGGGCCCCGCGAGCACCAGACAGGCTCGGCGCGCAGTGAAGGCTACTACCCCATCAGCAAGAAGGAGAAGGACAGGTACCTGGACGTGTGCCCCGTCTCGGCCCGGCAACTGGAAGGAGCAGACACTCAGGTGAGGCTCTGCCCTGGTACCTGCCCACTGGCGGCATCTTCTTCCCGTTAGTTCTCCTGTCACTTACCTCCTCCCTGGCCTGCACCTCACAGGGGACTAACCGTGTGCTTTCGGAGCGCCGTTCTGAGCAGCGGCGGCTCCTGAGTGCCATCGGCACCTCTGCCATCATGGACAGCGACCTGCTGAAGTTAAACCAGCTCAAGGTGAGGAGTGGGGATGAGGAGGTGAGGGGCGCCACTGGAAGACAGCGTCGTGGAGCCCCTTAGGGGTGGGCTGGCGGCGAGTGACTAGAACACCCTCCTGCCCCGGAGGTCTGAGAGGCAGGCGGCAGCTAGGTTGAGGGGGACGTCCAGCAGCACAGTCGGCCTTTCACCCTCTAGTTCCGGAAGAAGAAGCTCCGATTCGGCCGGAGCCGGATCCATGAGTGGGGGCTCTTTGCCATGGAACCCATCGCAGCTGACGAGATGGTCATCGAATACGTGGGTCAGAACATCCGCCAGGTGAGGCCCCATGCCCAGCCCCTGACCTGACGGCAGCCTGGGATGCCAACATGAGAACCACCCGGCCCTCGGGGTCCCTCCTGGCTCTGAGACTTAGCCAGTGaaacctgcttttcttttttttcctctccttccttcaacAACTAGTAATGGGTACTAGTAAACTAGGTGTTAATGATCCAACAAGAAACATAAGGATGGTGTTGGGTTGATACGAAAGGCGGTGTTcagggaggcaggggaggtgggAGCACAGTGCTGTTTAAACCAGGGGCTGAAGGATGCTGAGCAACTCCCAGGCCCGGGTGAGGGGAAGGGCGCTCTCCACTGTAGGACGGCACGTGCGAAGGCCTGGAGGCAGGATGGTCTTAGGGCATGGAGGTCAATATGGCCACTTGGAAAAACTAGGGCCAGTGGCAGCAACGTGAGGCTGGAGGGGGCCGGTGGAGGCCAGACGCCACGGAGCTTGGGAGCCACGGTAATGAGTTTGGACCGCTGGTGAGAGGCGAAAAGTTGCTGTGAAGCGTTAAGCAGGGGAGGACTTTGGAGGTTAGTAAGCTCCATCTGACTGCAGCGTGCCGAGAGAACCGGAGGCTGAGACGGCGGGGTGGGGCCGTTGCAGAGATCCcggctgaaggctggggtggcttGGACTAGGCAGTGGGTCCGAGGTAGCAGGAGTCTGTGGGTCCAAGGTAGCTGGCAGGACCAGGCAACGAGTTGGTTCTGGGGAATGAGGGCAGGGGCCGAGGCGAGATGGTTTCTCGGAGCTGCCTTTAGCGGCTGGGAGTAGGTAGGGCTGCCAGTGAGATAGGGAGCGAGGAGGAGCAGATGTGTGGTCAAGATGAGCTCCTGTCAGGGCATGTGAAGTTGCAGTGACCGGGGGACATCTACCGGGTGtcacccagcagttccactgAGGTGGATTTGGCTGGAGCTGGAAGTTTGGGAGGAGTTTCCCCCACTTAGCTGGCAGTTGAAGCCATGGAAGAGAGTTTGTTCACCCAAGGAGAGTGTGCTGTTTTTTATCATCCTGTTTTCTGGGAAATGAGGTACTCCTTCTTACCCAAGAATGTGGGCCCTGGTGTGGACAGCAGCAGCCGTGGGCGCCTGTTTCGGAGAGAGGCTCCTGGGAGAAGGGATGAGTAGGAGTCGGTCCGTGAAACGGCCACTGTCATCTCAGGAGCCGACCCAGTCCCCAGGAGTCTGGGGGCTCTCCCGTGGGCCAGGCAGACACTCCAGGAGGAGACAGTGACTGCTTCTTCTGCCCAGTGGCCAGTGCAGACTTCCCTGGGGCCCTGTGGGTGACTTTGTCATAACGGCAGCCAAAGGTATTGGGAGGTGGGGGTCCTGGAAGCAAAGTCAGGAGTCAGCGCCTTGGGGTAGTGGGTGCCAGAGGGAGAGCTGTGGATCCAGGACAGGCCAGTGAGGCTCCCGGGGTGGCAGCTGGGAGACTGTCCAGACCCCCCATCACAGGGGCCGGTGGGGTCGGGCCTAGCCCGGCAGGAAGCTGAGGGGAAGCCCCCTGACCATCGCACCCTGTCGCCTATTAGATGGTGGCTGACATGCGGGAGAAGCGCTACGTGCAAGAGGGCATTGGCAGCAGCTACCTGTTCCGGGTGGACCACGACACCATCATCGACGCCACCAAGTGTGGCAACCTGGCGAGGTTCATCAACCACTGCTGCACGGTGCGCAGGGGGCCGGGTGGGGGGGAGCGGACGGGGCAGGAGCCGAGGGGGCGGCCGTGACTCACGCTGCCCTCTTCCTATAGCCCAACTGCTATGCCAAGGTGATCACCAtcgagtcccagaagaagatcgTGATCTACTCCAAGCAGCCCATCGGCGTGGATGAGGAGATCACCTATGACTACAAGTTCCCTCTGGAGGACAACAAGATCCCTTGTCTGTGCGGCACCGAGAGCTGCCGCGGCTCCCTCAACTGAGGTGGGGCAGGACTGGTGCCCTCACCCCTATTTATTCCCCTTGGTGCCCTGAGCTCCCAGCCCACCCAGCCTTAGTGGGCTCAGCAGGGCCCACATGCCCCATCTCCACATGTGGGGTTGGGGGGCCCTGAGCCTAGCGAGGGAGCCTCAGTCCCTTGAGGCAACTTCGCTTCCCTTCTtgcccctgcccacccaccccgattttttttctttgcggagAAGAAGCTGTAAATGTTTTGTAGCTGCCAGCAGCTGTTTCCTGTGGAAACCTGGGGTGCCGGCCTGTACAGATCCTGTTCTTTGTGGGGCTGCATAGCCTCCTTGCTTTGTGTTAATGGGGACTTCCCCTCTGTGCCCTGCGTGCACCCCTCCCCAGTTTAGGGGTCTCTAGGGGCAGTGGCCATGTTCTCCCCCTGGAGGGGGCCCTGCGCCCCCTGTCCTGGGGACTCTGTGCCTGGAACCCTGCCTCGTCTTCTGTTCCTGCCAGACCCTGTGGGTCACCCTCCCGCCCTGGTGTCTGGAAGCTCCGGCTTTGGCAGGCCAGGATGGTGGGGGGCGGGCCCTTCCTGTTGGGCTGGACTGTACATATGTTAATAGCGCGAACCCAACGCCACATTTTTATAATTGTGATTAAACTTTATTGTACAAAAGTGCTTTGTCAGTATCTTTGGGGAAGagcagggtgggatgggggttgAAGACAGAGGGTGGGGCAGGTAAAGACAGGGAAATAGGTGGCCTGACGTTTGGGGTGGGTAGAGGGGCTTTCGGGCAAGATCCCAGACCTGCAGACTCAGCCACTATCATTCTGGGGCTGCAGACAGGTCGCAAGAGCCATCCAGAAATCCCCCGCCAAGGCCAGCCAGAGTGGGGCCAAGGTCaggcctcccttcccttcccagaaCCACAGCTGCTGCTAGGCTTCTGGCCTCCTGGGAAATCCAGCAAGAGGGAAAGGTTGATACCATGCACTGGGAGTGAGGTCACCCTGCCTGCTCCATTCTGTGGCTGAAACCCCTACTCAGCACCCACCCAGCAGGCTctggctcccccaccccccttgccCAAGTTTTGCTGGAACCAGATGCCAGTGCAGCCCGGAGCAGCCACCAGAGGGTGCCCTGTGGCAAGAGTGTGGGGGGCGGGAGAGGTGGAGGCTGGGCTGGTCTCTTGCTGGAATGGGCCGGGAGGGAGGAGGAGCTAGCGGAAGGGGACGGTGAGTCGCTGGCCCAGGAGCCTGTAGAAGATGGCCTCCGGTGGCCGGTTTGGGCGGCCTGGGACCGTGGCTGCAGGTAGGCAGTGGTGATGCCAGGGCCCGGGGGTCCCTTCCCCCAGTCCCAGCACTTTTCACCTTCTTCTACcctgcctccccagctccctgccaACCACCCTTCGTTTTCTGTCTCAGaacctctccctccacctcaaaCCCTGACCCCTTCCTGCACGCCAAGCCCTCCCCCTTATCTTGGTTACTGCAGCCGGCAGGGTCAGAGGGCAGGTAGCCTGGCCACTGCACCGACAGCTACAGCCTCCAGAAACAGCTCTGGGCCCTGGGTCACTGCTCCAGGCCACTCAGCCAGGGGCCCCTCCTAGGAGTCAAGGGGCCACTGGTGCTGGGGCAGTTGGCTGACAAGCCAGGCGCGCCAGTGTCTCTTTCCCCAGCCAGGCATGGCAGACTCTGCACAAGCCCAGAAGCTGGTGTACCTGGTCACAGGTGGCTGTGGCTTCCTGGGGGAACATGTGGTCCGCATGCTGCTGCAGCAGGAACCCCAGCTCCGTGAGCTGCGCATCTTTGACCTACACCTGGGTCCCTGGCTGGAGGAGCTGAAGACAGGTGACTggtggggacggggtgggggtgggggcgggggagggtgtGGACTCCCTTTCTTGTGGAAAAGATGATGCCTGAGTCACACTGGGAAAATGTGGCTTCCAAGGGTGTGGGCCGAGCCCAGCAGCTGGCTGACGGCCTCAGCTCTGACATTGCCTCTGGCTGCCCCTACCCACTCCCAGGGCCCGTGCAGGTGACTGCCATCCAGGGGGACGTGACCCAGGCCCACGAGGTGGCAGCAGCTGTGGCCGGAGCCCACGTGGTCATCCACACAGCTGGGCTGGTGGACGTGTTTGGGAAAAGCAGTCCTGAGACCATCCATGAGGTCAACGTGCAGGGTGAGATGCTCTCTACCTGTTCTGCCAATGTCCTCAATACTCCCTGGCACATGGCCTGATCTTGGCTGCTTGTTTCCTGCCCCCCTCTTTGACCTTGACCTCTGTGATTCTCCTGTGACGATCTGTCCTGTGGACACTTCTGCCCCTGTCATGGCAGGCCGGCCCTCACTGACCTGCTGTGGTTCTCCCTGGGCCTGGGGAAAGAAGGCACATGTCCTCATCCAGctttgggatggggaggggaaagacGCTGAGGGGGAGGAAGCTTCAGCTTGGATACACCCCCGCCTTCCCCCAGGCACGCGGAATGTGATTGAGGCTTGTGTGCAGACTGGAACACGCTTCCTGGTCTACACAAGCAGCATGGAAGTTGTGGGTCCCAACATCAAAGGCCAGCCCTTTTACAGGTGAGCTGAGGTTCCCCCAATACTTCAAGGGCCCCATCTCCCCTCAGCATTAAGAATCTTCCCTCTTCTCCGACTAGGGGCAATGAGAATACCCCATACGAAGCGGTACACAGACACCCCTATCCTTGCAGCAAGGCCCTGGCTGAGCAGCTCGTCCTGGAAGCCAATGGGAGGAAGGTGAGACTGGAGAAGATGAGATGTAGGAGACGGGGGCGGAAAGGGCTGCcaggcagaggcagagccagggcctgtgggctccttttttttctcccttttggccgcactacgcggcatgtgggatcttagttcccccaccagggaatCGAACCCCAGCCCCCGGCggtgggagggcagagtcttaaccactgggccaccagggcagcccctggttttttgtttgttcgtttcttACTGTGGGCTCCTTTGCCTCCTGCCCTGGATTCCTTCCATCTCCAGCTTGAGGAGATCAGGGCAGAGGGCAAACCACTGGGTCCTAGGTCTT
The DNA window shown above is from Kogia breviceps isolate mKogBre1 chromosome 14, mKogBre1 haplotype 1, whole genome shotgun sequence and carries:
- the HSD3B7 gene encoding 3 beta-hydroxysteroid dehydrogenase type 7 isoform X1, which produces MASGGRFGRPGTVAAGMADSAQAQKLVYLVTGGCGFLGEHVVRMLLQQEPQLRELRIFDLHLGPWLEELKTGPVQVTAIQGDVTQAHEVAAAVAGAHVVIHTAGLVDVFGKSSPETIHEVNVQGTRNVIEACVQTGTRFLVYTSSMEVVGPNIKGQPFYRGNENTPYEAVHRHPYPCSKALAEQLVLEANGRKVLGGLPLVTCALRPTGIYGEGHQIMRDFYHQGLRLGGRLFRAIPASVEHGRVYVGNVAWMHVLVARELEHRAALMGGQVYFCYDNSPYKSYEDFNMEFLGPCGLRLVGTRPLLPYWLLVFLAALNILLQWLLRPLLLYAPLLNPYTLAMANTTFTVSTDKARRHFGYEPLFSWEESRTRTIRWVQAVEGSAQ